The following proteins come from a genomic window of Hydrogenispora ethanolica:
- the ruvX gene encoding Holliday junction resolvase RuvX, translating to MSVIKSVILAIDPGRQKCGLAVVDDEARVLYKTIIQSATLADEIHKILNQYPVSVIVLGDRTTSRQAFQLLKPFGLEIQWVDEDRSSIEGRQRYLRENTKGLARLLPIGLRVPDRPFDDYVAVILAERFLSRYGK from the coding sequence GTGTCGGTTATCAAATCCGTCATTTTAGCCATTGACCCCGGTCGTCAAAAATGCGGTTTGGCTGTGGTGGATGATGAGGCGAGGGTTTTGTATAAAACTATCATTCAATCCGCTACATTAGCAGATGAAATTCATAAAATCTTAAATCAGTATCCGGTATCGGTAATTGTTTTGGGGGATCGAACGACGAGTCGGCAAGCTTTTCAATTATTAAAACCATTTGGCCTGGAAATTCAGTGGGTGGATGAAGATCGCTCAAGTATCGAAGGGCGCCAGCGTTATTTGCGGGAAAATACCAAAGGCTTAGCCCGTTTACTGCCCATTGGATTGCGGGTCCCGGACCGGCCATTCGATGATTATGTCGCAGTCATTCTAGCCGAGAGATTCTTATCCAGATATGGCAAATGA
- the scfB gene encoding thioether cross-link-forming SCIFF peptide maturase, whose product MANWHAFKALGRYFLFDVRSNSLFTITETVHNYLHDLPVPEAERPQIAADLAELKAAGYLSDLPDEVPVLKRDSSIKALCLHVSHDCNLRCKYCFAGTGPFGGNREQMSFEVGRQAIDLLLRESGNRRQLEVDFFGGEPLLNLEVVRQIMDYARDAQTKKEKDIHFTLTTNGIALTQPVRDFLNQYQLALVLSIDGRREVNDRMRGAGVYDRIVPQYLDLIRSRGNQNYYVRGTYTANNLDFSEDVRHLYELGFRELSLEPVVETGGPYRLSEEHLEQIEAEYEKLAQFYLEKKQAGAGFTFFHFEVSLEHGPCLPKRLTGCGAGFDYFAVTPAGELYPCHQFVGRKDYQMGDVIQGVIRTDLREKFGAATLYTKRGCSECWSRFYCSGGCHANAQLLNGSIDKPDEMSCKMQRKRLECALALKGIELEAQAAVAG is encoded by the coding sequence ATGGCCAATTGGCACGCTTTTAAGGCATTAGGCCGTTATTTTTTGTTTGACGTTCGATCGAATTCCCTATTTACGATTACCGAAACGGTTCACAATTACCTTCATGATCTCCCGGTTCCGGAAGCGGAACGACCTCAAATCGCGGCTGATTTGGCGGAGTTAAAGGCCGCCGGATACTTGAGCGATCTGCCGGATGAAGTTCCCGTTCTGAAGCGCGACAGTTCCATCAAGGCGCTTTGTCTTCATGTTTCACATGACTGTAATTTACGTTGTAAATATTGTTTTGCCGGAACCGGACCCTTTGGCGGTAATCGGGAACAGATGAGTTTTGAGGTAGGACGGCAGGCTATCGATTTGTTGTTACGGGAGTCTGGGAACAGAAGACAATTGGAAGTGGATTTCTTTGGCGGTGAACCCCTGCTCAATCTGGAAGTTGTCCGCCAGATTATGGATTATGCTCGCGATGCCCAAACTAAAAAAGAAAAAGACATTCATTTTACACTCACCACCAATGGGATAGCCCTCACTCAACCGGTCCGGGATTTTTTGAACCAGTATCAATTGGCGTTGGTTTTATCGATAGACGGTCGGAGGGAAGTCAACGACCGGATGCGCGGAGCCGGAGTTTATGATCGAATCGTGCCACAGTATCTGGATTTGATACGAAGCCGCGGCAATCAGAACTACTATGTCCGCGGTACTTATACTGCTAACAATCTAGACTTCAGCGAAGATGTCCGGCACCTCTACGAGCTGGGTTTCCGGGAACTTTCATTGGAGCCGGTGGTCGAAACGGGTGGCCCTTACCGTTTATCAGAGGAGCACTTGGAACAAATTGAAGCTGAATATGAAAAGCTGGCTCAGTTTTATCTGGAGAAAAAACAAGCGGGAGCCGGATTTACCTTTTTTCATTTTGAAGTCAGCCTGGAGCATGGCCCCTGTTTGCCAAAACGATTGACCGGTTGTGGAGCTGGTTTTGACTACTTTGCGGTAACTCCTGCGGGCGAGCTTTATCCTTGCCATCAATTCGTTGGCCGGAAAGATTACCAAATGGGCGATGTCATTCAAGGAGTAATCCGGACCGATTTGCGTGAAAAGTTTGGAGCGGCTACTCTTTATACCAAACGCGGCTGTTCCGAATGCTGGAGCCGGTTTTACTGTAGCGGAGGCTGTCACGCCAATGCCCAATTATTGAACGGATCAATCGATAAACCGGATGAAATGAGCTGCAAGATGCAGCGGAAGCGCCTGGAGTGTGCGCTCGCGCTGAAAGGAATTGAGTTGGAAGCGCAAGCGGCCGTGGCTGGATAA
- the rlmD gene encoding 23S rRNA (uracil(1939)-C(5))-methyltransferase RlmD, whose product MTGVPVKVGQLIELEIDNYGHEGEGVGRFQNFTVFVPGMLRGERVKTRIVEVRKNFARGQAVAVLQAAPERRTPECPIYAECGGCQLQHLDYPAQLQLKREQVVNAVERIGGLTGITIHPTLGMERPRQYRNKLQYPFGISDGAVVVGCFRQGTHQIVPVQECLIQHPLHNRVLDSLRELVVKHRIPIYDERSGKGLLRHVLLKNGFATGEAMVVLVTHGERFPEGQAIAAQLAAAHPEIKSVVQNINRTRGNVILGRENRTLWGNDGIIEELDGLRFRISANAFFQVNPLQTVKLYQKAVEYAALAGSERVVDAYCGVGSLTLFLARRAAEVFGIEVVPEAIRDAKENAALNGLGNVRFLVGETETVLPRLVREGRQFEVAVVDPPRAGCAESVLETLAAVKVKRIVYVSCNPSTLARDLKRLAELGYETKEIQPVDMFPQTYHVESIVLMSRL is encoded by the coding sequence ATGACTGGCGTACCGGTGAAAGTGGGTCAGCTCATTGAGCTTGAGATCGATAATTACGGCCACGAGGGCGAAGGAGTGGGCCGGTTTCAGAATTTCACGGTGTTTGTTCCCGGGATGCTGCGCGGGGAACGGGTAAAGACCAGGATCGTTGAAGTCCGTAAAAATTTCGCCCGGGGTCAAGCCGTCGCTGTTTTACAGGCCGCTCCCGAGCGGCGGACGCCGGAATGCCCGATCTATGCCGAATGCGGCGGCTGCCAGTTGCAACACCTGGACTATCCGGCTCAACTCCAGCTGAAGCGGGAACAAGTCGTTAATGCGGTGGAACGGATCGGCGGTTTAACGGGGATTACCATCCATCCGACCCTGGGCATGGAGCGGCCGCGCCAATACCGCAATAAGCTCCAGTATCCTTTCGGCATAAGCGATGGGGCGGTGGTGGTCGGCTGTTTCCGCCAGGGAACCCACCAGATCGTCCCGGTTCAGGAATGCCTGATCCAGCATCCGCTGCATAACCGGGTACTGGACTCTCTGCGTGAGCTGGTCGTCAAGCACCGGATTCCCATCTATGACGAACGGAGCGGGAAAGGCTTGCTGCGGCACGTGTTGCTAAAAAACGGTTTCGCAACCGGAGAGGCGATGGTGGTTTTGGTCACCCACGGCGAACGGTTTCCGGAGGGCCAGGCGATTGCCGCCCAATTGGCAGCCGCTCACCCGGAGATCAAGAGCGTGGTGCAGAATATCAACCGGACCCGGGGCAATGTAATCCTGGGAAGGGAAAACCGGACGCTATGGGGCAATGACGGGATCATTGAAGAACTGGATGGGTTGAGGTTCCGGATCTCCGCCAATGCGTTCTTTCAGGTGAATCCCTTGCAGACGGTGAAGTTATATCAGAAAGCCGTGGAATATGCGGCGCTGGCCGGCAGTGAGCGGGTGGTGGACGCTTACTGCGGGGTGGGGAGCCTGACGCTCTTTCTGGCCCGGCGCGCCGCCGAGGTGTTCGGGATCGAGGTGGTGCCGGAGGCGATCCGGGACGCCAAGGAGAATGCGGCGTTGAACGGCCTCGGCAATGTGCGGTTTCTGGTGGGCGAGACCGAGACGGTGTTGCCGCGGCTGGTGCGGGAAGGCCGACAATTCGAAGTGGCGGTCGTCGATCCGCCCCGGGCCGGTTGCGCGGAAAGCGTCCTCGAGACCCTCGCCGCGGTCAAGGTGAAGCGGATCGTCTATGTGAGTTGCAATCCCAGTACGCTGGCCCGGGATCTGAAACGGCTGGCCGAATTGGGATATGAGACTAAGGAGATTCAGCCGGTGGATATGTTTCCGCAGACCTATCACGTTGAGAGTATCGTCTTAATGTCGCGTCTGTAA
- the scfA gene encoding six-cysteine ranthipeptide SCIFF, whose translation MKLIKPLVQGKLATTIQTGGCGECKNSCQSACKTSCTVGNQVCQK comes from the coding sequence ATGAAACTGATTAAACCTTTGGTTCAAGGAAAACTTGCCACGACAATCCAGACCGGCGGCTGTGGCGAATGCAAAAATTCTTGTCAATCCGCTTGCAAAACTTCGTGTACGGTTGGAAACCAAGTCTGTCAGAAATAA
- the lptB gene encoding LPS export ABC transporter ATP-binding protein produces MPIIVEGLVKQYQRRQVVSGVSLEVNAGEVVGLLGPNGAGKTTTFYMIVGLERCNAGSIRIDDHDVTTLPMHSRARYGVSYLAQEASIFRKLTVQDNIMAILELTNLTKSERQERCEQLMSEFGLTGLRKSFGYMLSGGERRRAEIARALAMNPDYILLDEPFTGVDPIAVADIQDIINRLRNRGMGILITDHSVRETLAITDRAYIMYAGQILTSGSSEQIANDENARKFYLGDRFNM; encoded by the coding sequence ATGCCGATTATCGTTGAAGGATTAGTAAAGCAATATCAGCGCCGGCAAGTGGTCAGCGGTGTATCGTTGGAAGTGAACGCCGGTGAAGTCGTTGGACTCTTGGGACCCAACGGTGCGGGAAAGACGACCACTTTTTATATGATAGTCGGATTGGAACGTTGTAATGCCGGGAGCATCCGGATCGATGATCATGACGTCACGACGTTACCGATGCATAGCCGTGCCAGATATGGCGTGAGTTATCTGGCGCAAGAGGCTTCGATTTTTCGAAAACTCACCGTTCAGGATAATATCATGGCCATTTTGGAATTGACGAATCTGACTAAATCGGAACGCCAGGAACGATGTGAGCAACTAATGTCTGAATTTGGTCTTACGGGCTTGCGGAAGAGTTTCGGCTATATGCTCTCGGGAGGAGAACGCCGGCGGGCGGAGATCGCCAGGGCGTTAGCCATGAACCCGGACTATATCTTGTTGGATGAGCCATTTACTGGCGTGGATCCAATTGCGGTCGCCGATATCCAGGATATCATCAATCGGCTTCGCAATAGAGGAATGGGGATTTTAATCACCGATCACAGTGTTCGGGAAACTTTGGCCATCACCGACCGCGCCTACATTATGTATGCCGGCCAGATCTTAACTTCAGGAAGTTCCGAACAGATCGCCAACGACGAGAACGCCCGCAAGTTTTACTTGGGTGATCGTTTTAATATGTAA
- a CDS encoding type I restriction-modification system subunit M, translating to MAKIKNSKNEVKEQPIEQVLWAAADKLRKNMDAAEYKHVVLGLIFLKYISDSFYDLYYKLKEGKGEYEGADPDDPYEYRAENVFYVPPQARWDYLQSRAKLPTIGKDIDEAMEAVEKDNPSLKGVLPKEYAKEKLDKQSLGGLIDLIGTIALGDSVSKSSDILGQVYEYFLGQFALAEGKKGGQFYTPRSVVRLLVEMLEPYEGRVFDPCCGSGGMFVQSEKFVEAHRDHYNGKSREIDKLFERVVSIYGQESNQTTWRLCKMNLAIRGIDSTNVLWNSEGSFLNDAHPDLKADFVIANPPFNDSDWSGELLRNDGRWKYGVPPVSNANYAWIQHFLYHLSPRGTAGFVMAKGSLSSKTNGEGEIRKNLIEAPLVDCIVNLPTKLFLNTQIPACLWFLSREKETNPNHPRRNKILFIDARNMGTLINRRTRQLTDDDIRKIADTYHSWKKDEGSYEDVPGFCKSATLDEVRELDYVLTPGRYVGLPEEEDDFDFEERVKKLTAELKEQMEESKKLDERIKENLAKVGIKL from the coding sequence ATGGCAAAAATTAAAAATTCAAAAAATGAAGTAAAAGAGCAGCCTATTGAACAGGTACTTTGGGCAGCTGCGGACAAGCTCCGCAAAAATATGGATGCTGCGGAATATAAGCACGTTGTTCTCGGGCTTATTTTTTTAAAATACATATCAGACAGTTTTTATGATTTATATTATAAACTTAAAGAAGGCAAGGGCGAGTACGAAGGAGCGGACCCTGACGATCCCTATGAGTATCGTGCGGAAAATGTATTCTATGTGCCACCGCAGGCACGTTGGGATTATCTTCAAAGTCGAGCCAAGCTGCCCACGATCGGCAAAGATATAGACGAAGCTATGGAGGCCGTAGAAAAGGATAACCCATCCCTCAAAGGCGTTTTGCCGAAAGAATACGCAAAAGAAAAGCTGGACAAGCAGTCTCTCGGTGGTCTGATTGATTTGATTGGTACGATTGCGCTTGGTGACAGCGTTTCTAAATCAAGTGATATACTGGGGCAGGTATATGAGTATTTTCTTGGACAGTTTGCCCTTGCAGAAGGTAAAAAGGGTGGACAGTTCTATACGCCGCGTTCCGTAGTACGATTGTTGGTTGAAATGCTTGAACCTTACGAGGGCAGAGTTTTTGACCCCTGCTGCGGTAGCGGCGGTATGTTTGTTCAAAGCGAGAAATTCGTTGAAGCTCACAGAGACCATTATAACGGAAAATCAAGAGAAATTGACAAGCTTTTCGAACGTGTTGTTTCTATCTATGGTCAGGAAAGCAACCAAACAACATGGCGGCTTTGCAAAATGAACCTTGCCATACGAGGTATTGACAGCACCAATGTTTTGTGGAACAGCGAAGGTTCATTTTTAAACGATGCTCACCCCGACCTCAAGGCTGACTTTGTAATTGCTAATCCGCCTTTCAATGACAGCGACTGGAGCGGAGAACTGCTGCGGAATGACGGTCGCTGGAAGTATGGTGTGCCGCCGGTATCCAATGCAAACTATGCGTGGATTCAACACTTTTTATATCATCTTTCGCCGAGAGGTACAGCCGGTTTTGTTATGGCAAAAGGTTCCCTTTCATCAAAAACAAACGGTGAGGGAGAAATTCGTAAAAACCTTATTGAGGCGCCACTTGTAGATTGTATTGTCAATTTGCCGACGAAGCTCTTTTTAAATACACAGATTCCCGCATGCTTATGGTTCTTATCAAGGGAAAAGGAAACAAATCCGAACCACCCGCGCCGGAACAAGATTTTGTTCATTGATGCACGGAATATGGGAACTTTGATAAACCGCAGAACCCGCCAGCTCACCGATGATGACATCCGTAAAATAGCTGATACTTACCACAGTTGGAAAAAGGATGAAGGCTCCTATGAGGATGTCCCCGGCTTTTGCAAGTCCGCAACGCTTGATGAGGTGCGGGAGCTGGATTATGTACTGACTCCGGGTAGGTATGTGGGGTTGCCAGAAGAAGAGGATGATTTCGATTTTGAAGAACGTGTCAAAAAGCTGACTGCTGAGCTTAAAGAGCAGATGGAAGAGAGTAAAAAGCTGGATGAGCGGATAAAGGAAAACCTTGCAAAAGTGGGGATTAAGTTATGA
- a CDS encoding OstA-like protein, translated as MWAASDEIQIEAVGQLDYDFDSNITTATNKVRMVSGNMSVEADSLVYNGNTGVANATGHVRLTNGETVITANRLVYNNMDGQAEASGTVTLHTKQGDFQTETIVYNSRTSAGRIAQFTGRVPGEERDYLITGQSATTDQVATEVSGATLTRCPLPHPEYQLSAKRIRVDDQKVRLEKVVLKVKGIPVFYFPSLTLNRNEKNLPRFGLNYDKDDGMKLNYEYSNPRSENWEWRFRGELTTQGDSKLDAGFQNFWGPFTHQMDLEYNTAGYFTLMDQMKYETQTYIFTIDGARDFSGQGTQKWGLSATRKYWQTEFGRWQVGLLARSIRTSETGQTIEGTYGGYRVDFNPAPNMTFSLLHLADLNSTSQNQWVYLEDNYLRQDYDYQLGDNFIYDLSFPLNSRYRFGMDGVYNFNHFGTEKEGWIRQVYSISHETCCLSTSLGWNVADHSLEMRWRMRF; from the coding sequence GTGTGGGCAGCCTCCGATGAAATTCAGATTGAAGCTGTTGGACAATTGGATTATGACTTTGATTCCAACATCACCACAGCTACCAACAAAGTACGAATGGTAAGTGGCAATATGTCGGTTGAAGCCGACTCTTTGGTTTATAATGGCAACACTGGAGTTGCCAATGCTACCGGCCATGTTCGCTTAACCAACGGGGAAACAGTGATCACTGCAAACCGACTGGTCTATAACAATATGGACGGGCAGGCGGAAGCCTCCGGAACGGTAACTTTGCATACTAAACAGGGAGATTTTCAAACTGAAACCATCGTCTACAATTCCCGGACTTCCGCCGGTCGAATTGCCCAATTTACCGGAAGAGTGCCCGGAGAGGAGCGGGATTACCTAATTACTGGGCAATCGGCTACTACTGATCAAGTTGCTACTGAAGTTTCGGGCGCAACTTTGACCCGTTGCCCATTACCTCATCCGGAGTACCAATTATCGGCGAAGCGAATTCGGGTGGATGACCAGAAAGTGCGTTTGGAAAAGGTAGTGTTGAAGGTTAAAGGGATCCCGGTATTTTATTTTCCGAGTCTCACCTTGAACCGGAATGAAAAGAATTTACCTCGTTTTGGCTTGAATTATGATAAGGATGACGGGATGAAACTGAATTACGAGTATTCCAACCCCCGTTCTGAAAATTGGGAATGGCGCTTTCGGGGTGAGTTGACCACTCAAGGGGACTCCAAGTTGGATGCCGGTTTTCAGAATTTTTGGGGTCCTTTCACCCATCAAATGGATTTGGAATACAACACTGCCGGTTATTTTACGTTAATGGACCAGATGAAGTACGAGACCCAAACTTATATATTCACGATCGACGGAGCCCGGGATTTTTCCGGTCAAGGGACGCAGAAGTGGGGTCTGTCGGCAACTCGAAAGTATTGGCAGACGGAATTTGGCCGGTGGCAGGTGGGTTTGCTGGCGCGGAGCATCAGGACGTCCGAGACGGGTCAGACGATCGAAGGAACCTACGGCGGATACCGGGTGGATTTTAATCCGGCGCCGAATATGACCTTTAGTCTGCTTCATTTGGCGGATTTGAATTCTACTTCCCAGAATCAGTGGGTATATCTAGAAGATAATTATTTGCGCCAGGACTACGATTATCAGTTAGGTGATAATTTCATCTATGATCTGAGCTTTCCGCTGAATAGCCGGTACCGGTTCGGAATGGATGGAGTATATAATTTCAATCATTTCGGAACTGAAAAAGAAGGCTGGATCCGGCAAGTATATAGTATTTCTCACGAGACTTGCTGTTTATCTACCTCCTTGGGCTGGAACGTCGCTGACCATTCTCTGGAAATGCGGTGGCGTATGAGATTCTAA
- a CDS encoding LptF/LptG family permease: MKILTKYVMKEILGPMLFGFFAFTSIFGGVIFLGLLRDAERYHLTVFYIIKLLALRMPEYMMQAAPIAVLLGALLGLGNLTSHSETIAMRAGGLTYGKLAYPVILIGLAVSIGGVLLNEYVVPNALRTYDQLKNNASKEVTKTIRHFYKDFYDGDSLKKLIYADRYEPKTKELFGVAIQEFHQGSLTRTIEASKLYWKDQNWFFNNGRIYEYLPDNFYPIVVKEGRVKYDLSLTPSEIEQLKEDPENKSISELSRYIKRFAPQQGSEKRGLLVDLHMKFSIPLASLILALLGTPLALRPQRRSNAAGFGLCIIFILVWYIFMGIGTFMARSGAIPPFLGAWLPNLVLAGYGLVITRTVKS, encoded by the coding sequence ATGAAGATCCTTACCAAATACGTGATGAAAGAGATTTTGGGTCCGATGTTATTTGGCTTTTTTGCCTTTACAAGCATCTTTGGCGGGGTTATCTTTTTAGGCTTGTTGCGGGACGCCGAACGATATCATTTGACCGTCTTCTACATCATTAAGCTTCTGGCTTTACGGATGCCGGAGTATATGATGCAAGCGGCGCCAATCGCGGTGTTGTTGGGAGCGCTGCTCGGACTGGGCAATCTGACCAGTCACAGCGAAACCATCGCTATGCGGGCTGGCGGCTTGACCTATGGAAAATTGGCTTATCCGGTGATTTTAATCGGATTGGCGGTTAGTATCGGCGGCGTTTTGTTGAACGAGTATGTCGTTCCGAATGCCTTGCGCACGTACGATCAGCTCAAGAATAACGCGTCCAAGGAAGTAACCAAAACCATTCGCCATTTCTACAAAGATTTCTACGATGGCGATAGTTTAAAAAAGTTAATCTATGCCGACCGTTATGAACCGAAAACCAAGGAGCTCTTCGGCGTCGCCATCCAAGAGTTTCATCAGGGTTCTCTGACCCGGACCATCGAAGCCAGTAAACTTTATTGGAAGGATCAGAACTGGTTTTTTAATAATGGCCGGATTTATGAGTACTTGCCGGACAATTTTTATCCCATCGTTGTGAAGGAAGGCCGGGTAAAATACGATCTCAGCCTGACTCCATCGGAGATCGAACAATTGAAAGAAGATCCCGAAAACAAGAGTATTTCCGAGTTGAGTCGGTATATTAAACGTTTTGCCCCTCAACAGGGTAGCGAAAAACGCGGCTTATTGGTTGACCTGCATATGAAGTTTTCGATTCCCTTGGCCAGTCTAATCCTGGCGCTATTGGGAACACCACTGGCATTACGGCCGCAACGCCGTTCCAATGCAGCTGGCTTTGGACTTTGCATTATTTTTATATTAGTTTGGTATATTTTCATGGGAATCGGCACTTTTATGGCGCGTAGCGGCGCGATTCCACCCTTTTTGGGAGCTTGGCTGCCGAATCTGGTTTTAGCCGGCTATGGATTGGTAATTACTCGTACCGTGAAGAGTTGA
- a CDS encoding helix-turn-helix domain-containing protein, with translation MDYLTTKQAAEKWNISLRRVQVLCEQGRIKGVVRLGWAWAIPKDAEKPDDLRVKKDKKIEE, from the coding sequence ATGGATTACTTAACGACAAAACAAGCTGCTGAAAAATGGAATATATCCCTGCGCAGAGTTCAAGTTTTATGCGAACAAGGGCGAATTAAGGGCGTTGTACGCCTGGGATGGGCATGGGCGATACCTAAGGATGCTGAGAAACCTGACGATTTGCGTGTGAAAAAAGATAAAAAAATAGAGGAGTAG
- a CDS encoding DUF3084 domain-containing protein, with amino-acid sequence MFGLEIIAAVVIFGGLLALLGDRVGMKVGKKRLSMFGLRPKYTSMIITVLTGFFIAGLTLLILTLMSDYVRKALFELKTIEQNLQVTTKKVQTLTDQIQLKEQEYRDLTLRNDELHRNLQIVVKQRKQVERQLESTQEQYQHAAVTLQEVKSNLSSTKEELELAQNRMANLTKINNDLKDQMSNLTLQEARLNQQIQNLEGWLKSLEDQNRNYLDKPIIFYVGEILVAKVVNPGIHADRIYAEAIEPLLKEANEVALKRGAQIPGKSNYALRVAPKRLAEVTTQVAGLSVKSIVRVVVEKNSVSSEPVTVTLEVYPDQVVFAAGEAIANATLSSNSNESELRDQLLSLLILANNKAIEKGIITEGQNLRNVVSISEIAATIKAIREQKSTNVNVSVAATQDIRRIDQFKIKFEIRK; translated from the coding sequence ATGTTCGGTCTGGAGATTATCGCGGCAGTGGTCATATTTGGCGGCCTCCTGGCTTTATTAGGAGACCGGGTCGGCATGAAGGTCGGCAAAAAAAGGCTCAGTATGTTTGGGTTGCGTCCCAAATATACTTCGATGATTATCACGGTTTTAACGGGTTTTTTCATCGCCGGTTTGACGTTGCTAATTCTGACGCTGATGTCTGATTATGTCCGCAAGGCGCTTTTTGAGTTGAAGACGATCGAACAGAATCTTCAGGTAACGACGAAAAAAGTACAAACCTTAACTGACCAGATTCAATTGAAAGAGCAAGAATACCGGGATTTGACATTAAGAAATGATGAGTTGCATCGTAATTTGCAGATTGTTGTTAAGCAGCGCAAACAAGTAGAACGACAATTGGAGAGCACTCAGGAGCAGTATCAGCATGCCGCGGTGACGCTGCAAGAGGTAAAATCCAATCTCTCCAGCACCAAGGAAGAACTGGAGTTGGCCCAAAATCGCATGGCCAACCTGACGAAAATTAATAACGACTTGAAGGACCAAATGTCCAATTTGACACTTCAAGAAGCACGCTTAAATCAGCAGATTCAGAACCTGGAAGGTTGGCTGAAGAGTTTGGAAGACCAAAACCGGAACTATTTGGATAAACCGATCATTTTTTATGTAGGCGAAATCCTAGTGGCCAAAGTCGTAAATCCGGGTATCCATGCCGATCGAATCTATGCGGAAGCGATTGAGCCTTTACTCAAGGAGGCCAACGAAGTCGCCTTGAAACGGGGAGCCCAAATCCCCGGCAAATCAAATTACGCTTTGCGGGTTGCTCCGAAAAGACTAGCGGAGGTAACTACCCAAGTGGCTGGACTGAGTGTAAAGTCCATCGTACGGGTAGTCGTTGAGAAAAATTCGGTTTCCAGTGAGCCAGTGACGGTAACGCTAGAAGTCTACCCCGATCAAGTCGTCTTCGCGGCAGGTGAAGCAATCGCGAATGCGACGTTATCCAGCAATTCGAATGAATCGGAATTACGGGATCAGTTATTAAGCTTGTTAATTTTGGCAAATAATAAAGCTATCGAAAAAGGAATTATTACCGAAGGGCAGAATTTAAGAAATGTAGTCTCGATTTCGGAGATTGCCGCCACCATAAAAGCCATTCGAGAACAGAAGTCAACGAATGTTAACGTTTCGGTTGCGGCAACCCAGGATATTAGGCGGATCGACCAGTTTAAGATCAAGTTCGAGATCCGAAAATAA
- a CDS encoding TRM11 family SAM-dependent methyltransferase, whose translation MENRLNDLNGSQWLYWTNSIYETNFPPDQTFPRRKAHGAMKPPELMAEIITFFTKAGEVILDPFAGVGGTLLGAELTGRRAVGIELNPEWVRVYQELRQDFRAFGGAFVPAANPEGGRLLGAELILGDCLAVMRRFPDESFAAIITDPPYGCHHRINGFKEETNFSMFSINAADFGNSESYQDYLEKIRVFGNEALRILQPKRYLVLLIGDRFHRGEYLPLGTMVAETLRNIGFRWKGIRIWWNKATQRPLKPYAVKSCFVPNITHQNIIILRKES comes from the coding sequence GTGGAAAACCGGCTCAACGATTTGAATGGCTCACAATGGTTGTATTGGACCAATTCGATTTACGAAACCAATTTTCCGCCGGACCAAACCTTTCCCCGACGAAAAGCGCACGGCGCCATGAAACCGCCGGAATTAATGGCCGAGATCATCACCTTCTTTACCAAGGCCGGAGAGGTTATCCTTGATCCCTTTGCCGGGGTCGGTGGTACGTTACTCGGGGCTGAGTTGACCGGAAGGCGGGCGGTGGGCATCGAACTCAATCCGGAATGGGTCAGAGTTTACCAAGAATTACGCCAGGATTTCAGAGCGTTCGGAGGCGCTTTCGTGCCGGCTGCCAATCCGGAAGGAGGGCGACTCCTGGGAGCGGAGTTAATTTTAGGAGATTGTCTGGCGGTGATGCGCCGGTTCCCCGATGAATCGTTTGCGGCCATTATTACCGATCCGCCCTACGGATGCCACCATCGGATTAATGGTTTTAAAGAAGAGACCAACTTTAGCATGTTCTCCATAAATGCCGCTGATTTTGGAAATTCCGAATCTTATCAAGACTATCTGGAGAAGATCCGGGTTTTTGGCAATGAGGCCCTTCGTATCCTGCAGCCCAAACGGTATTTGGTATTATTGATCGGGGATCGGTTTCATCGTGGCGAATATCTACCGCTTGGAACCATGGTCGCCGAAACGTTACGGAACATCGGGTTTCGTTGGAAAGGCATACGAATTTGGTGGAATAAAGCCACTCAACGCCCGCTGAAGCCCTATGCAGTAAAAAGTTGTTTTGTACCTAATATTACCCATCAAAACATTATCATTTTGCGGAAGGAGAGTTGA